The following are encoded together in the Actinoplanes sp. N902-109 genome:
- a CDS encoding CsbD family protein produces the protein MATDDKIDNKAEEFGGKVKEGVGKATDDHSLEAEGKADQSSSKLKQAGENIKDAFKS, from the coding sequence ATGGCTACCGATGACAAGATCGACAACAAGGCCGAGGAGTTCGGCGGCAAGGTCAAGGAGGGCGTCGGCAAGGCGACCGACGACCACAGCCTCGAGGCCGAGGGCAAGGCCGACCAGTCGAGCTCGAAGCTCAAGCAGGCCGGCGAGAACATCAAGGACGCCTTCAAGAGCTGA
- a CDS encoding bifunctional diguanylate cyclase/phosphodiesterase, translated as MDRLLRASAGTALFAVLWLGVNLVHPVGPRALLWLPVAVAGPLTVLILLRTARTPELPEATRRFWRHLTVAVAFIAVGLPLQGYDVLTAADPHGSHTGPAMLAFCSTGLLIIMYALFRLPLGQQSRGEVARIVLDAGTVALAAAVFLWHYSTRAALQNDDKYAVYLSLIVTLVALLAVFAVVKFVLSSHLHVDNSALRLLAVAMVVGAVGPVFRPVTEAVDPTLFPGMATEPLVYLFGCWAAARQRYAVLATARRRGALRVRQRPFSLLPYVAVAAVDGLLISVTVAETTDETVVVAAAVLLTALVVVRQVLAFRDNSRLLARLDHGATHDALTHLPNRVLFHARLRTALTTPGDRPVAVALIDLDDFKEVNDTLGHEVGDQLLIGVAQRLQGCVRAQDTVARLGGDEFVVVLDDADPAAADLAAERMRKALHQPVYADGHELPIRASIGIADGRTGAEASVLLRQADIAMYAAKKLAGTAYLHYAPSMATAGSDHAHLGAELREAIDGGQLFLLYQPIVALDDGRILGAEALVRWSHPVRGVLAPDAFIPVAERTGLIVPLGRWVMRTAFAQLAGWIAEHGDAAPGALNVNVSARDLREPGFAEEVAALLAEYGLPADRIVLEITETMAVEPGQSVLTLHRLRGLGVRISLDDFGTGHSTLTLLHDCPIDEIKLDRSFTQAPVDDRVPVSAAVIHLAQALGLHAVAEGVETGEQAEQLLSLGYLAAQGYLFARPMPADRLGELLSAGVSLMPPVDVVPAA; from the coding sequence ATGGACCGCCTTCTGCGGGCGTCGGCCGGCACCGCACTGTTCGCGGTGCTCTGGCTGGGCGTCAACCTCGTGCACCCGGTCGGGCCCCGGGCCCTGCTGTGGCTGCCGGTTGCCGTCGCCGGTCCGCTCACCGTGCTGATCCTGTTGCGTACCGCCCGCACCCCGGAACTGCCCGAGGCCACCCGGCGGTTCTGGCGGCACCTGACCGTGGCGGTGGCGTTCATCGCCGTGGGCCTGCCGCTTCAGGGGTACGACGTGCTCACCGCGGCCGATCCGCACGGCAGCCACACCGGCCCGGCCATGCTCGCGTTCTGCAGCACCGGCCTGCTGATAATCATGTACGCGCTGTTCCGCCTCCCGCTGGGTCAGCAGTCCCGCGGCGAGGTGGCCCGGATCGTGCTGGACGCCGGCACGGTCGCGCTCGCCGCCGCGGTGTTCCTGTGGCACTACTCCACCCGCGCGGCACTGCAGAACGACGACAAGTACGCCGTCTACCTGTCGCTGATCGTCACCCTGGTGGCGCTGCTGGCCGTGTTCGCCGTGGTCAAGTTCGTCCTCTCCAGCCACCTGCACGTCGACAACAGCGCGCTGCGGTTGCTGGCCGTGGCGATGGTGGTCGGCGCGGTGGGCCCGGTGTTCCGGCCGGTCACCGAGGCGGTCGACCCGACGCTGTTCCCGGGCATGGCCACCGAACCCCTGGTCTACCTGTTCGGCTGCTGGGCCGCGGCACGCCAGCGGTATGCCGTCCTCGCGACGGCCCGGCGCCGGGGCGCGCTGCGGGTCCGGCAGCGGCCGTTCAGCTTGCTGCCGTACGTCGCCGTGGCCGCCGTCGACGGGCTGCTCATCTCGGTCACGGTGGCGGAGACCACCGACGAGACCGTCGTGGTGGCCGCCGCGGTGCTGCTGACCGCGCTGGTCGTGGTCCGGCAGGTCCTCGCGTTCCGGGACAACAGCCGGCTGCTCGCCCGGCTCGACCACGGTGCCACCCACGACGCGCTCACCCACCTGCCCAACCGGGTGCTGTTCCACGCCCGGCTGCGCACCGCGCTGACCACCCCGGGCGACCGGCCGGTGGCGGTGGCGCTGATCGACCTCGACGACTTCAAGGAGGTCAACGACACGCTCGGGCACGAGGTGGGCGACCAGCTGCTGATCGGCGTGGCCCAGCGGCTGCAGGGCTGTGTGCGGGCCCAGGACACGGTCGCGCGGCTCGGCGGCGACGAGTTCGTGGTGGTGCTCGACGACGCCGACCCGGCCGCGGCCGACCTGGCCGCCGAGCGCATGCGCAAGGCCCTGCACCAGCCGGTCTACGCCGACGGGCACGAGCTGCCCATCCGGGCCAGCATCGGCATCGCCGACGGGCGTACCGGCGCGGAGGCCTCGGTGCTGCTGCGGCAGGCCGACATCGCGATGTACGCGGCGAAGAAGCTGGCGGGCACCGCCTACCTGCACTATGCCCCGAGCATGGCGACGGCCGGCAGCGACCATGCCCACCTCGGTGCCGAGCTGCGTGAGGCGATCGACGGCGGCCAGCTGTTCCTGCTGTACCAGCCGATCGTCGCGCTCGACGACGGCCGGATCCTCGGTGCCGAGGCGCTGGTGCGCTGGTCGCACCCGGTGCGCGGGGTGCTGGCCCCGGACGCGTTCATCCCGGTCGCCGAGCGCACCGGGCTGATCGTGCCGCTCGGGCGCTGGGTGATGCGTACGGCGTTCGCGCAGCTGGCGGGGTGGATCGCCGAGCACGGGGACGCCGCCCCGGGTGCGCTCAACGTCAACGTGTCGGCACGTGACCTGCGCGAGCCGGGCTTCGCCGAGGAGGTCGCCGCGCTGCTGGCCGAGTACGGGCTGCCTGCCGACCGGATCGTTCTGGAGATCACCGAGACGATGGCCGTGGAGCCCGGTCAGTCGGTGCTCACCCTGCACCGGCTGCGCGGGCTGGGCGTGCGCATCTCCCTCGACGACTTCGGCACCGGTCACTCGACGTTGACGCTGCTGCACGACTGCCCGATCGACGAGATCAAGCTGGACCGCTCGTTCACCCAGGCGCCGGTCGACGACCGGGTGCCGGTCTCCGCCGCGGTGATCCACCTCGCCCAGGCGCTGGGCCTGCACGCGGTGGCCGAAGGCGTGGAGACCGGGGAGCAGGCCGAGCAGCTGCTGTCGCTGGGTTACCTGGCTGCGCAGGGCTATTTGTTCGCCCGGCCGATGCCGGCTGACCGGCTCGGCGAGCTGCTCAGCGCCGGGGTCTCGCTGATGCCGCCGGTTGATGTGGTTCCCGCGGCCTGA
- a CDS encoding glycosyltransferase, whose amino-acid sequence MNPLLLSVVVPVYAVEGYLYQCLESIRAGLTAEESALVEVIAVDDASPDSCGEMLDSYAARHGDLRVVHLSHNVGLGLARNAGLAEARGDYVWFVDSDDWLPAGSVRAVLDRIRTEQPDVVLIDHLRVHENGRMERDASSGALQDFRLPSLIKLQHTAWNRIVRRGLLAELDLRFLPGWYEDVPFSNPVLIAARRVSVLDRVCYHYRIGRLGAITATRSDRHFEAFDQYDLMLAWVNARDPEPWLRHALFTLMVNHLLVVAGNDGRVHPNRRRAFFRRLVAHYRRHLPADYPGHPGVKHRLVKAGSYPLYAAARQAYRIAKRDPEPSPSVSPVLASAPQQAQAAPIP is encoded by the coding sequence ATGAATCCCTTGTTGCTGTCGGTCGTCGTCCCGGTGTACGCGGTGGAGGGCTACCTCTACCAGTGCCTGGAGTCGATCCGCGCCGGGCTGACCGCCGAGGAGTCGGCCCTGGTCGAGGTCATCGCCGTCGACGACGCCTCACCGGACAGCTGTGGGGAGATGCTGGACAGCTACGCGGCCCGGCACGGTGACCTGCGGGTCGTGCACCTGAGCCACAACGTGGGCCTGGGGCTGGCCCGCAACGCCGGGCTCGCCGAGGCCCGCGGCGACTACGTGTGGTTCGTCGACAGCGACGACTGGCTGCCCGCCGGCTCGGTGCGCGCGGTGCTCGACCGGATCCGCACCGAACAGCCCGACGTGGTGCTGATCGACCATCTGCGGGTGCACGAGAACGGCCGGATGGAACGCGACGCCAGCAGCGGCGCGCTCCAGGACTTCCGGTTGCCGAGCCTGATCAAGCTGCAGCACACCGCATGGAACCGGATCGTCCGCCGCGGCCTGCTGGCGGAGCTGGACCTGCGCTTCCTGCCCGGTTGGTACGAGGACGTCCCGTTCAGCAACCCGGTGCTGATCGCCGCACGCCGGGTGTCGGTGCTCGACCGGGTCTGCTACCACTACCGGATCGGCCGGCTGGGGGCGATCACCGCAACCCGCAGCGATCGCCATTTCGAGGCGTTCGACCAGTACGACCTGATGCTCGCCTGGGTGAACGCGCGCGACCCGGAGCCGTGGCTGCGGCACGCGTTGTTCACCTTGATGGTGAACCACTTGCTGGTGGTGGCCGGCAACGACGGCCGGGTGCACCCGAACCGGCGCCGCGCGTTCTTCCGGCGCCTGGTGGCGCACTACCGCCGCCACCTGCCCGCGGACTATCCGGGCCACCCGGGCGTGAAACACCGCCTGGTGAAAGCAGGCAGCTACCCGCTGTATGCGGCGGCGCGCCAGGCGTATCGCATCGCCAAGCGTGACCCCGAGCCGTCACCTTCGGTTTCCCCGGTCCTTGCCTCGGCGCCACAGCAGGCTCAGGCGGCGCCCATACCGTGA
- a CDS encoding GNAT family N-acetyltransferase produces the protein MLRPATDADRDKVLAWRNHPEVRAVSLTTHVITAEEHAKWWESATNDPKRHILLYEDCGVVIFDLREDPPSWSFYLDVAGLGGKLLPAWLRLEQAAVDHAFGPLGLTRLGGEQLAGNKQVIALHRRFGFRETKRYERLIDGTPQTVVWTEREEPRSDR, from the coding sequence GTGCTGCGTCCCGCTACGGATGCTGACCGCGACAAGGTGCTCGCCTGGCGGAACCACCCGGAAGTACGCGCGGTCAGCCTGACCACCCACGTGATCACGGCCGAGGAACACGCGAAGTGGTGGGAGAGCGCCACGAACGACCCGAAGCGCCACATCCTGCTGTACGAGGACTGCGGCGTGGTGATCTTCGACCTGCGCGAGGACCCGCCCAGCTGGAGCTTCTACCTGGACGTGGCGGGGCTCGGCGGGAAGCTGCTGCCGGCCTGGCTGCGGCTGGAGCAGGCGGCGGTGGACCATGCGTTCGGACCGCTCGGCCTGACCCGGCTCGGCGGCGAGCAGCTGGCCGGCAACAAGCAGGTGATCGCCCTGCACCGGCGCTTCGGTTTCCGGGAGACCAAGCGCTACGAACGGCTGATCGACGGCACACCGCAGACCGTGGTGTGGACCGAGAGGGAGGAACCGCGCAGTGATCGTTGA
- the pseI gene encoding pseudaminic acid synthase: MIVDDVEIGVGKRPYIVAEMSGNHNGSLDRALALVDTAAEAGAHAVKIQTYTADTMTVDVKHPRFQISQGHELWGNEYLYQLYERAHTPWEWHEAIFERARERGLTPFSSPFDRTAVELLEKLDAPMYKIASSEITDLPLVRLCASTGKPLIISTGMATLQEITAAVDAARGAGASDIVVLSCTASYPAPPEHTNLRRIPVLAEALRVPIGLSDHTLGIGVPIAGVALGACLIEKHITMDRADGGVDSAFSLEPRELAALVVESERAWQALGTTRIGPTEAEQEGLRFRRSLYVVADVRAGDVVSEENVRSIRPTGGLAPDSIGLVLGRTFQRDAAKGTPLSWDLI, encoded by the coding sequence GTGATCGTTGACGATGTGGAGATCGGCGTCGGCAAGCGGCCGTACATCGTGGCCGAGATGTCGGGCAACCACAACGGGTCGCTGGATCGCGCCCTTGCCCTGGTCGACACCGCCGCCGAGGCCGGTGCGCACGCCGTCAAGATCCAGACCTACACGGCCGACACCATGACCGTGGACGTCAAGCATCCACGGTTCCAGATCTCCCAGGGCCACGAGCTGTGGGGCAACGAGTACCTCTACCAGCTCTACGAGCGCGCCCACACGCCGTGGGAGTGGCACGAGGCGATCTTCGAGCGGGCCCGCGAGCGGGGGCTGACGCCGTTCTCCAGCCCGTTCGACCGTACGGCCGTGGAGTTGCTGGAGAAGCTCGACGCCCCGATGTACAAGATCGCGTCCTCCGAGATCACCGACCTGCCGCTGGTCCGGCTGTGCGCGAGCACCGGCAAGCCGCTGATCATCTCGACCGGCATGGCGACGTTGCAGGAGATCACCGCGGCCGTGGACGCCGCCCGGGGTGCCGGTGCGAGCGACATCGTCGTGCTGTCCTGCACCGCGTCGTACCCGGCGCCGCCGGAACACACCAACCTGCGCCGCATCCCCGTGCTCGCCGAGGCGCTGCGCGTGCCGATCGGGCTGAGCGACCACACGCTCGGGATCGGCGTCCCGATCGCCGGCGTCGCGCTCGGCGCCTGCCTGATCGAGAAGCACATCACCATGGACCGCGCGGACGGCGGTGTCGACTCGGCGTTCTCGCTGGAGCCGCGCGAACTCGCCGCCCTGGTCGTCGAGTCGGAGCGGGCCTGGCAGGCGCTGGGCACCACCCGGATCGGGCCGACCGAGGCCGAGCAGGAGGGCCTGCGCTTCCGTCGCTCCCTCTATGTGGTGGCCGACGTGCGCGCCGGCGACGTGGTGAGCGAGGAGAACGTACGGTCCATCCGCCCGACCGGCGGCCTCGCCCCGGACAGCATCGGCCTGGTGCTCGGGCGCACCTTCCAGCGGGACGCGGCCAAGGGCACGCCGCTGTCCTGGGATCTGATCTGA
- a CDS encoding CrcB family protein gives MDPSLSWRVLGMIAAGGMLGALARYGLTQLWSGTIWAVWLINVTGCFAIGVLMVLIARHWPGRTLIRPFWGVGVLGGYTTFSTAGVDVLRAAPATGLAYCAATLIGALLAVWLGTALTEAAVRP, from the coding sequence GTGGACCCTTCTCTCTCCTGGCGGGTGCTGGGCATGATCGCCGCCGGCGGCATGCTCGGTGCGCTGGCCCGCTACGGTCTCACCCAGCTCTGGTCCGGCACCATCTGGGCCGTCTGGCTGATCAACGTCACCGGCTGCTTCGCCATCGGCGTCCTCATGGTCCTGATCGCCCGCCACTGGCCCGGCCGGACCCTGATCCGCCCGTTCTGGGGCGTCGGCGTCCTCGGCGGCTACACCACGTTCTCCACCGCCGGGGTCGACGTCCTGCGCGCCGCCCCCGCCACCGGGCTGGCCTATTGCGCGGCCACCCTGATCGGCGCCCTGCTCGCCGTCTGGCTCGGCACCGCCCTGACCGAAGCCGCGGTCCGCCCGTGA